A genomic segment from Candidatus Brocadia sinica JPN1 encodes:
- a CDS encoding cache domain-containing protein, with amino-acid sequence MKPVHKILIASGIAIFTFLVIMGPLTYKTLVPAMKHEFMNHLISVREIKKLQIQNFFHERYGDIHILSKNPLVVQSLPRFSNAFQSGGFNDSAYKQVDTYYGPLLEHFLRQHGYNNIFLVDTDGNVVFGVKRDEYLGTNLRTGEYSSFSIGEVFKEALNNVKFSDLAWCEEAKDFIFMGAAPVYDLANKLLGVVVAETPYSTIDAILSQRDGLGETGEIYIVGDDNFMRSKSRFLTQNTILKLEINTKATQDAFRGNTDIQIVKDYRNIPVLSAYTPLDNLKDVAWVLLIEIDVKEAFYPILALKTNLIIIGTIIGGITGIYLYFTLRKKRVRSNLSMPS; translated from the coding sequence TTGAAACCTGTTCATAAAATTCTTATTGCATCAGGCATCGCTATTTTCACCTTTTTGGTTATCATGGGGCCACTGACTTATAAAACCCTTGTTCCCGCCATGAAACACGAATTTATGAACCACTTAATTTCTGTCAGGGAAATTAAAAAATTACAAATTCAAAATTTTTTCCATGAGAGATACGGAGATATTCATATCCTCTCGAAAAATCCCTTGGTTGTTCAAAGTTTACCACGGTTCTCAAATGCCTTTCAGTCTGGCGGGTTTAATGACTCTGCTTACAAACAAGTGGATACCTATTACGGTCCCCTCCTTGAACACTTCCTCAGACAACACGGATATAATAACATATTCTTAGTTGATACGGACGGGAATGTCGTCTTTGGAGTCAAAAGGGACGAATACCTCGGGACTAATTTACGTACCGGAGAATACAGTTCTTTTTCTATCGGAGAAGTATTTAAAGAGGCATTAAATAATGTTAAATTCTCTGATTTGGCATGGTGCGAAGAGGCAAAAGATTTTATATTCATGGGGGCCGCTCCGGTATATGACCTCGCCAACAAACTTTTAGGTGTCGTTGTCGCAGAAACGCCCTATTCTACGATTGATGCCATTTTATCACAGAGAGACGGGCTTGGAGAGACAGGTGAGATTTATATTGTAGGTGATGATAATTTCATGCGATCGAAATCGAGGTTTTTAACACAGAATACCATTCTAAAACTTGAAATCAATACAAAGGCTACCCAAGATGCTTTTCGCGGGAACACCGATATTCAAATTGTAAAGGACTACCGGAATATCCCTGTACTTAGCGCATATACCCCGCTCGATAATCTGAAAGATGTGGCGTGGGTACTCTTGATAGAAATTGATGTAAAAGAGGCATTTTATCCGATTCTCGCTCTTAAAACAAACCTGATTATTATTGGCACAATAATTGGCGGTATTACCGGTATATATCTCTATTTCACCCTCCGGAAAAAACGTGTAAGAAGTAATCTCTCAATGCCTTCGTAG
- a CDS encoding type II toxin-antitoxin system RelE/ParE family toxin, translating into MRVIFDELAKKEFDDGKEYYEIEVTGLGKRFEQEVKRAINIIKKMPEIGSQESENIRRHILHKFPYKVLYSIEKDHIYVIAIAHLHREPMYWINRIRT; encoded by the coding sequence ATGAGAGTGATATTCGATGAATTGGCCAAAAAAGAATTTGATGATGGAAAAGAATATTATGAAATTGAAGTAACAGGTTTAGGAAAAAGATTTGAACAAGAAGTCAAAAGAGCCATTAATATAATCAAAAAAATGCCAGAAATTGGTTCTCAAGAAAGTGAAAACATTAGAAGGCATATTCTTCATAAGTTTCCTTACAAAGTATTATACTCCATTGAAAAAGACCATATTTATGTTATCGCTATTGCACACTTACACCGTGAACCAATGTATTGGATTAATAGAATCAGAACCTAA
- a CDS encoding addiction module protein: protein MSVNNALIEKALELKPQDKIILIEALVTSLDKPDPEISKKWIQEAESRLKDYRAGKTKGIPAEEVFR, encoded by the coding sequence ATGTCAGTTAATAACGCATTAATCGAAAAAGCATTGGAATTAAAACCGCAGGACAAAATTATATTAATTGAGGCTTTGGTAACCAGCTTAGATAAACCAGATCCGGAGATATCAAAAAAATGGATACAGGAAGCTGAGTCCAGACTTAAAGATTACAGAGCCGGTAAAACAAAAGGGATACCTGCAGAAGAGGTATTTAGATAA
- a CDS encoding GNAT family N-acetyltransferase, translated as MQLVDCSFEKHAVSVLEILNEAIANSTALYDYKARSIESMENWFSVKAKNKFPVIGCVDDDRTLLGFASYGTFRAWPAYKYTVEHSVYIHKDHRGKGIGLFLMRRLIEIAREQQYHSLIGGIDAKNVASVVLHEKLGFRLVGTLPQVGFKFGRWLDLAFYQLLLDTPFSPVDD; from the coding sequence ATGCAACTTGTAGATTGCTCATTCGAAAAGCATGCAGTTTCCGTTCTTGAAATACTGAATGAAGCAATAGCCAATTCTACGGCGTTATATGACTATAAGGCGCGTAGTATTGAGAGCATGGAAAATTGGTTTTCGGTTAAAGCTAAAAATAAATTTCCTGTTATTGGTTGTGTGGATGACGATAGAACATTGCTAGGCTTTGCCTCCTACGGAACATTTCGCGCGTGGCCTGCATATAAATATACGGTGGAACACTCGGTATATATACATAAGGATCATAGAGGAAAAGGTATCGGTTTATTTCTAATGAGGCGACTAATTGAAATTGCTAGGGAGCAGCAATATCACTCACTTATTGGTGGTATTGATGCAAAAAACGTCGCCAGTGTCGTATTGCATGAGAAATTAGGATTTAGGCTAGTCGGTACTTTGCCACAGGTAGGTTTTAAGTTTGGGCGTTGGCTAGATTTGGCTTTTTATCAGTTGCTACTTGATACACCATTTAGTCCCGTAGACGATTAA
- a CDS encoding phage integrase N-terminal SAM-like domain-containing protein yields MLNIPAALFTKYSLLLNKKSVPNSLHNNYKKWLRYYLDFCHKYCHGYAERESLKHFMIKLHEKNLSLAMQKEAARAVEFYYEMLGNNPHPVPLPEGEGSIGSHLPVRREG; encoded by the coding sequence ATGCTCAATATTCCTGCCGCTTTATTTACTAAATATAGTCTCTTGCTGAATAAAAAATCGGTTCCAAATTCCCTTCATAATAATTATAAGAAGTGGTTGCGGTACTATCTTGATTTCTGCCATAAATACTGTCATGGGTATGCTGAGAGGGAATCCCTTAAACATTTCATGATCAAATTGCACGAGAAGAACCTGTCTCTTGCTATGCAGAAAGAGGCGGCAAGGGCCGTGGAGTTTTATTATGAGATGCTGGGAAACAACCCTCACCCTGTCCCTCTCCCTGAGGGAGAGGGAAGTATTGGTAGTCATCTCCCCGTGAGGAGAGAGGGGTAA
- a CDS encoding integron integrase, with translation MPALEWDTVYSGLFAEIKVRHYSPKTLRSYSTWVRKFQAFRKSKKPSDLNPSDVKDFIRFLAVQCRVSASSQNQAFNALLFLYRRVLKTDFGDQSDNVMARRTRYMPVVLSREEVDLVIGNLKYPYDLVVSLLYGRGLRLFECMKLRLHNFNLDAGILTVHDGKGKKDRIVPLPRSIVPQIKNHITYVTELHQKDLDAGYTGAFVEGLLKKKYKNIGKDLIWQWFFPAKTLTLVPDEGKYRRYHLHETHVNKAIRRAVRKAKILKRVPSHTFRHSFATHLLQANYDIRTIQEMLGHSDVRTTMIYTHTIKSQTVKEVKSPLDF, from the coding sequence TTGCCAGCATTAGAGTGGGACACGGTTTACTCAGGCCTGTTTGCGGAGATTAAGGTAAGGCATTATTCCCCGAAGACCTTGAGATCATATTCTACATGGGTGCGGAAGTTCCAAGCCTTTAGAAAAAGCAAGAAACCTTCTGATTTGAATCCATCCGATGTGAAGGATTTCATACGCTTTCTGGCTGTGCAATGCCGCGTTTCGGCTTCTTCTCAGAACCAGGCGTTTAATGCCCTTTTGTTTTTATACAGACGAGTGCTAAAAACCGATTTTGGCGACCAGAGCGATAATGTGATGGCCAGACGGACCAGATATATGCCTGTTGTGCTGTCTCGGGAGGAAGTGGATTTGGTAATAGGCAACCTTAAGTATCCTTATGACCTTGTGGTTAGTCTTTTGTACGGTCGCGGCCTCCGGCTGTTTGAGTGCATGAAGCTCAGGCTGCACAATTTTAATTTAGATGCAGGGATATTGACGGTGCATGACGGGAAGGGGAAGAAAGACAGGATTGTGCCGCTTCCAAGATCTATCGTTCCGCAAATTAAAAACCATATTACCTATGTGACGGAACTGCATCAAAAAGACCTCGATGCCGGTTATACGGGAGCATTTGTTGAAGGACTTCTTAAAAAGAAGTATAAAAATATCGGGAAGGATCTGATCTGGCAGTGGTTCTTTCCGGCCAAGACATTGACGCTTGTCCCCGATGAGGGCAAATACAGGAGGTATCATCTCCATGAAACGCATGTGAATAAGGCGATACGGCGAGCTGTGAGGAAGGCAAAGATACTGAAGAGGGTGCCATCCCACACCTTTCGTCATAGTTTCGCAACCCATCTGTTGCAAGCTAACTACGATATCCGCACCATTCAGGAGATGCTGGGGCACAGTGATGTAAGGACGACTATGATATACACTCATACGATCAAAAGCCAGACTGTCAAAGAGGTAAAAAGCCCGCTTGATTTCTGA